A genome region from Bacteroides stercoris ATCC 43183 includes the following:
- a CDS encoding TolC family protein: MKRTLLSFLIILCTALAVQAQPAPVYTLKSCLKQGLLNNYSLRITRNEQQVSKNNATLANAGYLPTLDLSAGYKGTLDNTETKLRTTGETTKENGVFDQTVDAGINLSWTIFDGFNITANYQKLKELERQGETNTRIAIEDLIANIAAEYYNYVQHTIRLKNFRYAVSLSKERLRIVEERYHIGNFSRLDYQQAKVDFNADSAQYMKQQELLHTSRIQLNELMASEDVDRPFIVEDSLINVSAKLNFDELWNATLQANAALLKAEQNNTLARLDYKKASSRDYPYIKMNGGYGYTLNKYDISANSRRSNLGLNFGVTVGFNLFDGNRRRELRNARIAVQNARLEREQLEQALRADLSNLWQAYQNNLQMLKLERQNLVAAKENHEIAMERYMLGNLSGIEMREAQKSLLDAEERILSAEYDTKLCEISLLQISGRVEQYLE; the protein is encoded by the coding sequence ATGAAACGTACGCTTTTATCTTTCCTGATCATTCTGTGCACCGCGCTTGCCGTCCAGGCACAGCCAGCACCTGTCTATACCCTGAAATCCTGTCTGAAACAGGGACTGCTGAACAACTATTCCCTGCGTATCACCCGTAACGAACAGCAAGTAAGCAAGAACAATGCCACCCTTGCCAATGCCGGCTACCTGCCCACGCTCGACTTGTCTGCCGGCTATAAAGGTACTTTGGACAATACCGAAACCAAGCTGCGCACCACCGGTGAAACCACCAAAGAAAACGGCGTGTTCGACCAGACCGTCGATGCCGGCATCAACCTGAGCTGGACAATCTTCGACGGCTTCAACATCACCGCCAACTACCAAAAGCTGAAAGAGCTGGAACGCCAGGGCGAAACCAACACCCGTATCGCCATCGAAGACCTCATTGCCAACATCGCCGCCGAGTACTACAACTACGTGCAGCACACCATCCGTCTGAAAAACTTCCGCTACGCCGTATCGCTCTCCAAAGAGCGTCTGCGCATCGTAGAGGAACGGTATCACATCGGTAACTTCTCCCGCCTGGACTACCAGCAGGCCAAAGTAGACTTCAATGCCGACAGCGCGCAATACATGAAACAACAGGAATTGCTGCATACCTCGCGTATCCAACTGAACGAGCTGATGGCAAGTGAAGACGTAGACCGCCCTTTCATCGTTGAAGACAGCCTCATCAACGTCAGCGCCAAACTGAATTTCGATGAACTCTGGAATGCCACCTTGCAAGCCAACGCCGCCTTACTGAAAGCCGAACAGAACAATACGCTGGCACGGCTGGACTATAAAAAAGCCAGTTCCCGCGACTACCCGTACATAAAGATGAATGGCGGCTACGGCTATACCCTCAACAAATATGATATTTCCGCCAACAGCCGCCGCAGCAACCTCGGGCTGAACTTCGGCGTCACCGTAGGTTTCAATCTCTTTGACGGTAACCGCCGCCGCGAACTCCGCAATGCACGCATTGCCGTACAAAACGCCCGTTTGGAACGCGAGCAACTGGAACAAGCCCTACGCGCCGACTTGAGCAACCTGTGGCAAGCCTACCAGAACAATCTCCAGATGCTGAAGCTGGAACGACAGAACCTCGTTGCAGCCAAAGAGAACCATGAGATTGCCATGGAACGCTATATGCTCGGCAACCTCTCCGGCATCGAGATGCGCGAAGCGCAAAAGAGTCTGCTGGATGCCGAGGAGCGTATCCTATCGGCAGAGTACGACACCAAATTGTGCGAAATATCCCTGCTGCAAATCAGCGGAAGAGTAGAACAGTATTTGGAATAG
- the pelA gene encoding pectate lyase, with protein sequence MKRTIFFCALLALFTGANAQKTTDYKEKHPYKDWVKLAPKLDDAFFTTPEAVRIADNVLLYQQTTGGWPKNIYMPAELTADEYQKALADKDNVNQSTIDNNATSTEIRYLSRIYLATGIEKYKDAALEGIRYLLKAQYPNGGWPQFWPRPKGYYTHITYNDNAMVNVMNLLRDVYNKKAPYTYVPDTLCQRARIAFDKGVECILNTQVKQNGKLTVWCAQHDEHTLAPAKARAYELPSLSGAESDNIVLLLMSIPDPSPRIIASVEAAVSWFKANKITGIMRKDFTNNEGKKDYRMVPCPQDDYPCPVFWARFYTLEDNRPFFCDRDGVKKYDISEIGYERRNGYSWYNNAGLKVLKKYEQWKKQIKD encoded by the coding sequence ATGAAACGAACAATCTTTTTCTGTGCATTGCTTGCCTTGTTTACAGGCGCCAATGCACAGAAAACAACCGACTACAAAGAGAAACATCCTTATAAGGATTGGGTAAAGCTGGCCCCTAAATTGGACGATGCCTTCTTCACGACTCCCGAAGCTGTCCGTATTGCCGACAACGTACTGCTCTACCAGCAAACAACCGGTGGCTGGCCCAAAAACATCTATATGCCCGCCGAACTGACAGCCGATGAGTACCAGAAAGCCCTTGCCGACAAAGATAACGTCAACCAAAGCACCATCGACAACAATGCCACAAGCACAGAGATACGCTACCTTTCCCGCATCTACCTTGCCACCGGCATAGAGAAATACAAAGACGCTGCCTTAGAAGGCATACGCTACCTACTGAAAGCGCAATACCCCAACGGCGGCTGGCCTCAGTTCTGGCCGCGCCCCAAAGGTTATTATACCCACATCACCTACAACGACAATGCAATGGTGAACGTCATGAACCTGTTGCGTGATGTGTACAACAAGAAAGCCCCGTACACCTATGTACCGGATACCCTTTGCCAACGCGCCCGTATCGCATTCGACAAAGGTGTGGAGTGCATTCTCAACACTCAGGTAAAACAAAACGGCAAACTGACTGTGTGGTGCGCCCAGCACGATGAACACACCCTTGCCCCTGCCAAGGCACGCGCCTACGAACTTCCCTCGCTCAGCGGCGCCGAATCGGACAATATCGTCCTGCTGCTGATGTCCATCCCCGACCCCTCACCCCGGATTATCGCTTCTGTAGAAGCAGCCGTCAGTTGGTTCAAGGCAAACAAGATTACGGGTATCATGCGTAAGGACTTTACCAACAACGAAGGTAAAAAAGACTACCGGATGGTTCCTTGCCCACAGGATGACTATCCTTGCCCCGTATTTTGGGCACGTTTCTATACCCTTGAAGACAACCGCCCTTTCTTCTGCGACCGCGACGGAGTGAAGAAGTACGATATTTCCGAGATAGGGTATGAGCGCCGCAACGGCTATAGCTGGTATAACAATGCCGGATTGAAAGTGCTGAAAAAGTACGAACAGTGGAAAAAACAGATAAAAGATTAA
- a CDS encoding fumarate hydratase, which translates to MATTPPFKYQPMFEKGKDTTEYYLLTKDYVSVSEFEGKPILKIEKEGLTAMANAAFRDVSFMLRRSHNEQVAKILSDPEASDNDKYVALTFLRNAEVASKGVLPFCQDTGTAIIHGEKGQQVWTGYCDEEALSLGVYKTYTEENLRYSQNAPLTMYDEVNTKCNLPAQIDIEATEGMEYEFLCVTKGGGSANKTYLYQETKAILNPGTLVPFLIEKIKTLGTAACPPYHIAFVIGGTSAEKNLLTVKLASTHFYDNLPTTGNEFGRAFRDVELEKEVLKEAHRIGLGAQFGGKYLAHDIRIIRLPRHGASCPVGLGVSCSADRNIKCKINKDGIWIEKLDSNPGELIPAELRKAGEGDVVKIDLNQPMENILKELTKYPVSTRLSLNGTIIVGRDIAHAKLKERLDRGEDLPQYIKDHPIYYAGPAKTPQGMACGSMGPTTAGRMDPYVDLFQSHGGSMIMLAKGNRSQQVTDACKKYGGFYLGSIGGPAAILAQNNIKSIECVEYPELGMEAIWKIEVEDFPAFILVDDKGNDFFKQLKPWNCSK; encoded by the coding sequence ATGGCAACAACACCTCCGTTCAAGTATCAGCCCATGTTCGAAAAGGGTAAGGATACGACTGAGTATTATCTGCTTACCAAAGACTATGTGTCTGTAAGCGAGTTTGAAGGAAAACCTATCCTGAAGATTGAAAAAGAAGGCTTGACTGCAATGGCCAATGCCGCTTTCCGTGACGTTTCGTTCATGTTGCGTCGTTCGCACAACGAGCAGGTTGCTAAAATTCTGAGTGACCCTGAGGCAAGTGACAATGATAAGTACGTGGCACTGACTTTCCTGCGTAATGCTGAAGTTGCCTCGAAAGGCGTGCTGCCTTTCTGCCAGGATACGGGTACTGCCATTATCCACGGTGAAAAAGGACAGCAGGTATGGACGGGCTATTGTGATGAAGAAGCTCTCTCACTGGGTGTGTACAAGACCTATACCGAAGAGAACCTGCGCTATTCTCAAAATGCTCCTCTTACGATGTACGATGAGGTAAATACGAAGTGTAACCTTCCGGCACAGATTGATATCGAGGCTACCGAGGGCATGGAGTACGAGTTCCTTTGTGTGACCAAAGGCGGCGGTTCTGCCAACAAGACTTATCTCTATCAAGAAACGAAAGCTATTCTGAATCCCGGTACACTTGTGCCTTTCCTTATTGAGAAAATCAAAACGTTGGGTACGGCTGCATGTCCGCCTTATCATATCGCATTCGTTATCGGCGGTACATCTGCCGAGAAAAACCTGCTGACTGTAAAACTGGCTTCCACTCATTTCTATGACAACCTGCCGACTACGGGTAACGAATTCGGCCGTGCATTCCGTGATGTAGAGCTGGAGAAAGAAGTGCTGAAAGAAGCTCACAGAATTGGTCTTGGTGCACAGTTCGGAGGTAAGTATCTGGCTCATGATATACGTATTATCCGTCTGCCGCGTCACGGTGCTTCCTGCCCGGTAGGCTTGGGCGTTTCCTGCTCTGCCGACCGTAACATCAAGTGTAAAATCAACAAGGACGGTATCTGGATTGAAAAGCTCGACAGCAATCCGGGTGAACTGATTCCTGCCGAACTCCGTAAAGCCGGTGAGGGTGATGTGGTGAAGATTGATTTGAACCAACCGATGGAAAATATCCTGAAAGAGCTGACTAAGTATCCGGTTTCCACCCGCCTGTCTCTGAACGGCACTATCATCGTGGGTCGTGACATCGCTCATGCCAAGCTGAAAGAACGTTTGGACCGCGGTGAGGATTTGCCGCAGTATATCAAAGACCATCCTATCTACTATGCCGGTCCTGCCAAAACTCCGCAGGGAATGGCTTGCGGTTCGATGGGCCCGACAACGGCCGGACGTATGGACCCGTACGTAGACCTCTTCCAGAGTCATGGCGGAAGCATGATTATGCTTGCCAAAGGTAACCGCAGCCAGCAGGTTACGGATGCCTGCAAGAAGTACGGCGGTTTCTATCTCGGCTCTATCGGCGGTCCTGCCGCTATCTTGGCGCAAAACAATATTAAGAGCATCGAATGTGTGGAATATCCCGAACTCGGTATGGAAGCTATCTGGAAGATTGAAGTGGAAGATTTCCCGGCATTTATCCTGGTGGATGACAAGGGTAATGACTTCTTCAAACAATTGAAACCGTGGAATTGCAGTAAATAA
- a CDS encoding DUF4954 family protein: protein MTYRNLTEDEVLRLKSQSCLADDWGKVTVAEEFSTEFVHHTRFSGEVRLGVFHSEFTLPGGIKKHSGLRHVTLHNVTVGDNCCIENIQNYIANYEIGHDTFIENVDIILVDGLSRFGNSVEVSVLNETGGREVLISDKLSAHQAYIMALYRHRPELIARMKEITDFYSNKHASATGSIGSHVMILNTGSIKNVRIGDYCHICGTCRLYNGSVNSNENAPVHIGHGVICDNFIISSGSHVDDGAMLTRCFVGQACKLGHNYSASDSLFFSNCQGENGEACAIFAGPYTVTHHKSTLLIAGMFSFMNAGSGSNQSNHMYKLGPIHQGTLERGAKTTSDSYILWPARVGAFSLVMGRHVNHSDTSNLPFSYLIEQNNTTYLVPGVNLRSVGTIRDAQKWPRRDQRTDTNKLDFINYNLLSPYTVQKMFKGRETLKNLRYASGELSDIYSFHSAKIRNSALVKGIRFYEIAIHKFLGNSVIKRLEGIGFHTNEEIRARLKPDTPIGSGEWVDISGLIAPKSEIDALIDGIESGAINRLKHINAEFERMHRNYYTYEWTWAYEKLEEFYGIAPENMTAEDIIHIVEKWKEAVVGLDRMVYEDAKKEFSLASMTGFGADGSRLEKELDFEQVRGDFENNPFVTAVLKHIDVKTALGDELIGRMQKVQ from the coding sequence ATGACTTACAGAAACTTGACCGAAGACGAAGTTCTTCGGTTGAAGAGCCAGTCGTGTCTGGCAGATGATTGGGGGAAAGTAACCGTTGCAGAAGAGTTTTCAACGGAATTCGTACATCATACCCGTTTTTCGGGTGAGGTGCGTTTGGGGGTATTCCATTCTGAATTTACTTTGCCGGGTGGAATAAAGAAGCATTCCGGTTTGCGGCATGTAACGCTTCACAATGTAACGGTGGGTGATAATTGCTGCATCGAGAATATCCAAAACTACATTGCCAATTATGAAATAGGGCATGATACTTTTATCGAGAATGTAGACATTATTCTTGTAGACGGATTGTCCAGGTTCGGTAACAGTGTGGAAGTGTCTGTCTTGAACGAGACCGGTGGGCGCGAAGTGCTTATCAGTGACAAACTTTCTGCTCATCAGGCCTATATCATGGCGCTGTACCGTCACCGTCCGGAGCTGATTGCGCGGATGAAGGAAATTACCGATTTCTATTCCAATAAGCATGCTTCCGCTACCGGTTCTATCGGCAGCCATGTAATGATACTCAATACCGGCTCTATCAAGAATGTCCGCATTGGCGACTATTGCCACATTTGTGGTACGTGTCGTCTGTACAACGGAAGTGTCAACAGTAACGAGAACGCGCCTGTACATATCGGGCACGGCGTTATTTGCGATAATTTTATCATATCGTCCGGTTCGCATGTGGATGATGGAGCCATGCTTACCCGTTGCTTTGTAGGGCAGGCTTGCAAACTGGGACATAACTACTCTGCCTCAGACTCTTTGTTTTTCAGTAACTGCCAGGGAGAAAACGGTGAAGCGTGTGCTATTTTTGCCGGACCTTATACGGTGACACATCACAAATCCACCTTGCTTATAGCCGGTATGTTTTCCTTTATGAATGCCGGTTCCGGTTCCAATCAAAGTAATCACATGTATAAGCTCGGTCCTATCCATCAGGGTACGTTGGAGCGTGGAGCCAAAACCACTTCCGATTCCTATATCCTGTGGCCCGCAAGGGTAGGGGCGTTCTCTCTGGTTATGGGACGTCACGTCAACCATTCCGATACTTCCAACCTGCCGTTCTCTTATCTGATAGAACAGAACAATACGACATATCTTGTGCCCGGCGTCAATCTGCGCAGTGTGGGTACTATCCGTGATGCGCAAAAATGGCCCCGGCGCGACCAGCGTACCGATACCAACAAACTGGACTTCATTAACTACAATCTGTTGAGTCCCTATACCGTACAGAAGATGTTCAAGGGACGGGAGACTTTAAAAAATCTGCGTTATGCTTCCGGCGAACTTTCCGATATTTATTCTTTTCACAGTGCCAAGATACGCAATTCGGCTCTGGTGAAAGGTATCCGCTTTTATGAGATAGCCATTCACAAGTTTCTTGGCAATTCGGTTATCAAACGTTTGGAAGGTATCGGTTTTCATACCAATGAAGAGATTCGCGCCCGGTTGAAGCCTGATACACCTATCGGTAGCGGCGAATGGGTGGATATTTCCGGACTGATAGCTCCCAAAAGTGAGATTGACGCCTTGATAGACGGCATAGAGTCGGGTGCGATTAACCGTTTGAAGCATATAAATGCCGAGTTTGAACGGATGCACCGGAATTATTATACCTACGAGTGGACATGGGCTTATGAGAAGTTGGAAGAATTCTATGGCATTGCTCCGGAAAATATGACTGCAGAAGATATAATTCATATTGTCGAGAAATGGAAAGAAGCTGTTGTTGGTCTGGACCGCATGGTCTATGAGGATGCCAAAAAGGAATTTTCTCTGGCTTCCATGACCGGTTTTGGTGCGGATGGTTCACGTCTTGAAAAAGAACTTGATTTTGAACAGGTACGTGGTGACTTCGAAAACAATCCGTTCGTAACGGCCGTTCTCAAACACATTGACGTGAAGACCGCATTGGGCGATGAGCTGATAGGACGCATGCAAAAGGTACAATGA